The segment ACAATACGATCTATCAATTATTTCAGTGCGGAGAATGCCGGACGGTTTTTACCTGCCCGAGGCCGACCCTGGATGCCCTTACCAAAGCCTATGACGCGTATTATTGGAGTGAGACAGATATCGACAAGAAAAAAAAAGGGCTGAAGCGGTTGGTGGCCGGGTTTAATTCATGGCGGCTGAAACAGGTCATACGCCCGCTTGTAAAGGTTCTCCCCCCCCGTGCGACCGTCCTGGAAGTCGGTTGCGGAGCCGGTCAATTAAGCCGTATCCTGCTGGAACATGATTTCCAGGTGGAGGTAACCGAATATTCTCACCAGATGCTTTCATTGGTTACTGAAACACTTGGCGTCAAAGGATACCCGGGGGATCTTACGGAAATCGAACTGAACAAACGCTACGACGCGATTATTTTCAACAATGTGCTGGAGCATGTCCTGTCTCCAGCGGACAATTTGCGGCGAGCGGTATCGATCCTGAATCCGGGGGGGTTCGTTTTCATAGAAGTCCCCAATATAGACAGCTGGCAGTTCGCTGTTTTCAGGCAGCACTGGTATCCGCTGGACATTCCGATTCATTTAACCCATTTCGGACCGGCTACCCTTGATTCTCTGGCCGGACAGGCGGGCGTCACTCTTTATAAACGATCTTTTTTTTCCATGAGAAGTTCCATGGCGGGTATCGTGGTCAGCCTCTTTCCCTCATTTGACCCGAGGAACATCAGACACAAAAGTTCATCATGGATCCTTTTTGTCTACCTGGGGATGCAGGTTGCTGCTCTCCCTCTGGCTCTCATAGAAAGTCTGTCGGGAAAAGGGGGAATCATGAGAAGTATTTACAGGAGTTATCAGTAAAAATATGACAACCAGTCTTAAAAAGTCACTGATGGACATTATCGTGGAGATAGTGAATTTTTTTCTGCTGATGGGGTTGCACAGTTACGGCAGAAGAGTATATGTGGATCCCCCCTGCCGATTGCGCGGGAAAAAAAACATCACCATCGGGGACGACGTTTCCATCGCGGCGTTTGTTCATATGTGGGGGCACGGAGGAATAACCATCGGCAATCGCGTTATGATAGGATCGCACACAGCGATTACCAGCCTGACCCACAATCCGGAGGCGGAACATATGTATTTCTCAAAAATTTCAAAGCCGGTTGTAATTGAGGATGATGTCTGGATCGGGTCGCACGCAATGATTATGCCGGGGGTTACCATCGGCAAAGGAACGGTGATCGGAGCGGGGGCGATAGTGACTTCAGACATCCCTCCCATGGTGATAGCGATGGGATCTCCAGCTAAAGTGATAAGACCCCGGAGATCAAGGAGGGAAATGTGAATATCAGGTCCATTACAGGTTACGACATGAGGACGATCAGATGGATCAATTACAGAAGGCGATGAAACGACGGCGCGTCTCAAGATTTGGCAGACAGCTTGAGGGGGCGTTGTTGAAATCCTTGGGAATAATTGCCGGCCTTGCAACAGGGCATGGCCGTTACCGGAAAACAGTCCCGCACAAAATCGGCAGCATTAAAGGCGCAATAATTGAGGCCATAAACATCTTTTACTATTCTGTTCGTTCGGATCGTTCATTCGGGTATACCAGCCTCACGGTGGAACCTCTTAACCAGTGCAATATCCGTTGTCTGCAATGTCCGGTAAACCGGGGGATGAAAAGGCCAAAGGAAAAAATGAACATGGGCCTTTTTTCCCGTATTCTGGATCATTCCCCTGTTCTGGAACGGGTACATTTGACCGGATGGGGCGAACCGCTGCTGCACAAGGATATTTTCCGAATGATTGAGCTGGCACGCGAAAAAGGGCTAATCGCGACCATAGTAAGCAATGCCACCCTGCTGGACCAGGAGAAATCATCCGAGTTGCTGGATTCCAAGGTCAGCGTTGTCACCTTCAGCCTGGACGGAGTGGGCCAGGTCTATGAACAAGTCAGAGGCATGCCTTACGACAAGATCAGGGCGAATATCATCAATTTTCTGAAATTGCGGGAGAATCACGCTGAAAAGCCTTTCGTGGAAATCAACGTCGTTATATTTGAACAAACAACGGGGGGAGGAGAAAAAGAAGTCCGCCGGGAATGGGAGACCAGAGTCGACCTTGTTACCGCCCAACCGCTGGTAAGTCAGAAGGAAAACCGTCGGAAAAAGCGCTGTATGCATCTGTGGCGACGCATGGTTGTCCTTTCTGACGGCCGGGTCGTGCCATGCTGTGTGGATGCTGAAGGCGAATTGATTTTGGGCGATGCAAAACTGGAAAGCGTGGGAAAAATATTCAACGGCCCGGCAATGCGCCGGCTGCGCCGACTGCATATACGGGGTCAATTTCCGAAGTTATGCTCCCATTGCAATGAATTTTATGGCTGACAGCGCTACCATTTTTAAAAGAATGAATACGATAAACGCCGGCTCAACAGAAAAGTCCAGAATCCATTACTGGATCAGGCAGATGATTTCCGCCGGTCTGCTGTTGGCAGCCGGTTTCATTTATTCAAAGCACATTGAGCTGAATGCGGTTAACAATCTCCTCAAGGGAGCCGATCCGGGCTTGCTTGTCATCGGTTATCTCATCGCCGTAATAGTCGTACTATTGAGGGTTCTCCGCTGGCGCAGCCTTCTTAAAGATTTCTTCATCACGACCAAAGGGACCAGCCTCTTTTTAATGTACCTGGTCGATATTTTTCTGAACAATTTTATTTCCGGTCTGTCCATCGCGGTCCGCGGGCTCTATCTCAAAGAAGAATTCAAAAACTCGGGCCAAATGGTCCGGTTGTTACTGTTGGACAAATTATTTGACTGGGTTATCCCTCTTGGACTCGGCTTCATCTCCCTGCTGTTTGTTTTATCGAAGGCAAGCCCTTCTGATATCTGGAAAATATGGGGCGTATTCCTTGTCGTGCTGCCTTGTGCTGTATGGCAACTGCTTGTCTGGCTTCAGCACGGATTCAGAAACTCCTTTGAAGGCGGAAGGTTTGCTGCGTTGGGCGGCAAAATTCGTTTGTTGGTCTCTGCTGATCCGGGAAAATATAACTGCCGCATTTTTGTACGCATGTCGATTTTCTCGATTGCCGCTTTCTCCGCTTACTACATAACGCTTTTTCTGCTGGCGAAATGTTTTTCTCTCCCGATCCGTCCCGTGGAACTGATCATGGTGGACACCATGGCCACCATCGCCGTCGTCGTTCCATTGAATTTTGCCGGCATCGGTACCAGGGATGTGGCCCTGACGGGGCTTTTAGCCTATTACGGCTGCCCGCATGAAAATATCGTCCTGTTTATCGCCAGCCTGATTCTGCTCCGCCTGGCGATATCTCTCTTGGGATGGTTCAGCATGTATATTCTCAAATGGAAGGGCTATTCCATAAAGATAAAAAAGCAGCCATGAACATTCTATTATCAACAGCCGCTGCCACCCGCCGAATGCTGCCATCGGCAGCCATCCTGGTCCTCATCGCCCTGCTGGTCTACGCCAACATATCCGACGCGCCCTTCGTGTTTGACGACCGGCTCAACATCACTCAAAACACCCACATCCGGATGACCGCCGTAACTTGTGACAGCATCCTGGACGTGCTCAACAGTCCCGTTCCCACCCGTCCCATGGCCAACCTGACGCTGGCCTTGAACTACTATCTCCATGGTTACGACGTGCGGGGCTATCATGCCGTCAACCTGCTCATTCATGTGGTCACGGCCCTGCTGATGTTCCTGGTCGCCAGGCAGACGCTGCGACTGTGCGGCGCGGGAAACACGCCCGCGCCACTCATGGCCGCGGCCCTGTGGCTGGTCAACCCCGTCCATACCCAGTCGGTCACCTACACCATCCAGCGCATGAATTCCCTGGCGGCCATGTTCTTTATGATGTCCCTGTTCCTTTATATCCGGGCTCGAACGGCAGACCGGACCGGACGGGGTCTGATCCGGCGGGTTCCGCTCTACGTCTTCAGCCTGGCCGCCGGCCTGGCCGGTCTGACTTCCAAGGAGATCGTCGCCGTCCTGCCGGTTATCCTGTTTCTCTATGAATGGTATTTTTTTCAGAATCGTGACCCGTTCTGGCTGAAACGCCGGCTCCGCTGGATCGGCCTGGCGGCCGTCGCCTGCCTGTTGCCGGCGGCCGTTTTGCTGGGAACCAGCCCGGTGGACCAGATTCTAAAAGACTATCAGAAACACGATTTCACTCCAGTCCAGCGGCTGTTAACCGAACCGGCCGTGGTGCTCTACTATATCAGCCTCCTGTTCTTCCCCCACCCGGACCGGCTGATCCTGCTCTATGACTTTCCCGTCTCCGCCTCTTGCTTTAAGCCCCTGACAACAGCAACGGCCTTCATGGGCCTCATCGCCCTTGCCCTGTGCGGCCTCCGCCTGTCCGCCAGACACCGGTTGCTGTCCTTCTCTGTTTTCTGGTTTCTGATCACCCTGGTCATCGAGTCTTCGGTGCTGGGTCTGGCGATAGCGTATGAGCATCGGACCTACCTGCCGTCCATTTTTCCGTTTATTGCCCTGACCGCGCTGGTGACCGCGCCATCCCGCACACGCAACATAGCCGTGGCAATTCTCTGCCTTCTCATCGCCGTTTGCGGTTTATGGACCTGGCAACGCAATTCCGCCTGGAACGACGCCGTTCTGCTCTGGCGCGACAATGTCGCCAAGGCACCTGACGTGGCCGAGGCCGGTAACAATCTGGGCCAGGCCCTCCTGGCCGCGGGCGATACCGAACAGGCGGTGTCATCCTTTAACACCGCCCTGGCTAAGGACCCGTCCCTTGATTCCGCCCGCGTGAACCTGGGGGTCGCCCTGATGCGTCTGGGCCGGCCCGATCAGGCCATAGACCTTTTCCGGACAGCCCTGGAAAACAATCCCCTCAACATCCAGGCCCGATACAACCTGGCCGGTTTGCTGAAAGAGCTGGGCCGGCCGGATGACGCCATAGCCCAGCTGCGGCAAATCATCGCCCTTGATCCGGTTTGTGTCGAAGCCTTGCTCAATCTGGGAGGACTGCTGCTCGACCGTGGTCAGGAAAAAGAAGCGCTGGAGTGGCTGGAAAAGGCCGCCGCCCTGAATCCTGGCGATCCGGGAATATCCAACAACCTCGGCATCGCGCTTCACCGTCTGGACAGAATGGATGAAGCCATCGACATCCTGAAACACGGCCTGTCCCAAAATCCCGACCATCCTGGACTCCACAACAGCCTGGGGCTGGTCCTGCTCGACCGGAACCGGTACGAAGACGCCTCCCGGGAATTTCAGATGGCGCTGGCGGCCGCGCCCATGATGCCCGAAGCCCACAATAACCTGGGACTGGCGGCCGAAAGACAGGGCGACATCATTCAGGCCGTTGGCCACTATCGCCAGGCGCTGGAGCTGGCACCGACCTACCACCTGGCCCGATACAATCTGGCATCGCTGTTTCTGAAAACCGGGCAATCGGATAAAGTCATACCCCTGATTGAGGAAAGCACCGACCTGAAGAGGGAAGACGGGGCCATGCTCCGGCATTTGTTAATGGATCTGATTGATGCGCAGAAACTGGAAGAGGCCGCGATTCTGGCCGAAAAGATGGCGGCGGCGGAACCGGACAACCCCATGATCCATTATAATCTGGCCTGCCTGTATGCTCGAATGAACAACCCGGGAAACGCCATCGACCATCTCAGGAGAGCCGTATCTCTCGGATATGACCATTGGGACCACCTGAGAGCCGATCCTGACCTGAACAACATCCGGAATTCGGACTATTTTAAAACCCTGATGCCATTGCTGCCCGCCGAACCGGGGATATGATCGCCGACAGAAGGGAGAGATGCCGCTTTTTGTCACGCCCGGGACAAAAAGCGGCAGAAATTTGGCTTTTTGATTCTCAATCAATTGACCGGTTCCGTTCCCGGTGTCCAACATAACGAAATAGTTGATTTTAAAAAACAGTCGCTGGGAGAGCCAAATGGCATTGAATTTGCTCTTATTCTTTTGGCTACCATCAGCGACGGAAGCCAGCGACGGGGGAAACAAAAAAAGCTTGACAGAGAAAAAATATAAAGGGTAACATAAAAAAGTTTTTTAACGTAAACGGCTAAACAGTGTTTACGTTCGCGAAAGGGGGTGATGCAAAGGGGTAGGAAACCGCTGGCCCACTGAGCAATATCAAGGTGGGATCTTGCCGGTATGTTTCTGAAAACAGAAACAAAAATCAGTTAGAAGTCAAACAAACCACAGTTGTCTAACCGTTTTGGAGGAAATTTGAATGAAAAAATTAATCGTTACACTGCTTTTATTAGTGCTTCCGCTATCGGTAATGGCCATGGACGCCGTTACCAACGCCGAGCTCGACGGTGTTGCCGGCCAGGCCGGCGTGACCATCGCCTTTGGCGGTAACAGCACCACCGTCATCGACTTTTCCCAGCTTGCCTGGGGTGACCCGGACGGCCTGACCGCCTGCAGCAGCACCGCCGGCTGGCTCATCATCAACGGCGTCGTCACCATCACTCAAGTTATCGCCGACGGCCAGCGCCTGGTTCTGGACATCGGCACCACCGCCGCTGCTGCTTCTTGTAATGTCGGCGGCGCTGTCTACATTCCGGCCAACGAAACCTTCGTGGCGGTCGGACTGCCTGATGTCACCATGACGATAACCGTTCCTTCCACGCTGAACATCGGTCTGGCGGATACTTCCAGCCCCATTGACGGCACTCTCGGCATCCTGAACCTGCGGGGCTTGAGTGTTACGGCCGGAACTCCGAACTCCCTGTACATCTGGGCGCACTAATTCGACTAAAGGCAGTACGGGGATAATGATGGCCTGAAAATTGTAAGACAGGTTCAGCGTACATGGAAAAAGGCAGAAAAAAGAGCGTCGGAAAGAAGTGGATCAAATCGCTGGCCGGAGCGATTCTCTTTTCGGGAATCGCTTTTCAGTGGTGTCCTCCCGGTTACGGCATGGATGCCCTGACCTATTCGGAGTTGAATCAAGTCTCCGGAAAGTCCGGCATTAACATAGCGTTTCGTGACGCCGTTACGGTGCAGGCGTCTTTCCGTTCCCTGAGCCAAGGAGACACGGACGGATGGGGCGGTAAAGCTGCCGTATGGGCCGCCAACCCGGATGACAATCCCGGCTGGATCGTGTTGATCGGCACCGGGTCCAACAGCGGTTACTTGCGGACTACCATTCCGGCGAACGCAGTACTGACAGTAGATGTGGCTACCACAGGGGCTTCTACCTGCCAGGTTGCCGGCGGCGCCCCGTACGCGGGGATCACTGTTCCACCGAACACGCCTTTTTTCTCCTTCAGCCTGACGAAAACCACCATCGGTCTTCAAACACCGTACACGGTTAATGTCATGATGAGCAACGATGCCACTCTGGCGCCAGGCTCCATGGATATCGTCGGTATAATGCACGCTGAAAACCTGATGATTAATAAGGCCGACATGAAAAGCACATGTTATATATGGGCCCGTCCCTGATGCTGCCGACCATTTAAAAACTTTACTGTTTTGGAGGAAAATAATAATGAAGAGATTTGGATTGACTGTATTGATTATCGCCCTGCTGGCATTGCCCATGTCCGCCCTGGCTCTGGAAAAGATGTCCGGCGGCGACCTCAGCGGTGTCACCGGCCAGGCCGGCGTGACCATCGCCTTTGGCGGCAACAGCACCACCACCATCGACTTCTCCCAGCTCGCCTGGGGTGACCCTGACGGTCTGACCGCCTGCAGCAGCACCGCCGGCTGGATCATCATCAACGGCGCCGTCACCATTGCCCAGTCCATTGCCGACGGCGAGAGACTGGTCCTGGATATCGGCACCACCGGCGCCGCTTCTTGTAACGTCGCCGGCGCTGTCTACATCCCGGCTTCCGAAACCTTTATCGCGGTCAGCCTGCCCAACACGACCATGGCCATCACCGTTCCGGCTACCCTGAACGTCGGCCTGGCCGATACTTCAGCCGCCATCGACGGCACCCTCGGCATCCTGAACCTGCGGGGCCTGAGTGTTACCGCCGGCACCCCGGACGCCCTGTACATCTGGGCTCATTGATAACCGGGTCGGATGATGATGGTATTGCTTAAAAGCAATAGCATCAGTTAAAAATTGGATAATCCCCGGGCAGGTGCCTGCGTTGATCATCGCATCGCCTGTCCGGGGTTTACCCATATCGGACGTAATGCGCTATGACGTCTTATCATCTAAATAATATATTATCTGTCTTTTCCCGACCGGCGATTTTATCCTTTCTGATTCTTGCCGCAACCGCTTTCCCTTCCATCGGCGGCACGGTAGCGCCCGAACTGCTTTCCGATACGTGTATCGATGAAATAACGGCCGGCACCACTGACAACTGCGTGACCGCTTTTTATGAAACCCCTTCTTCCGCATATATCGACCCCGAGCCCAGCTGGTGGGGAGATATGGACGGCTTTACAAACGAAGGAGCAGGTTGCGGGTTCAGGCCCGGCTTTGTCGTCACCGATGTTCCCTACATGGATTATCAATATGATACATTTAAATACAGCTTTCAAAGCCAGGCGGATGTGGACCGGTTTTTAAAGGCCCTCCCCTCTCTGGGGGGGCTCCCGATCAATGTGATCGGCACTGACTATATCCGGGGCAATCCCAACGCCGGCAACACCTTTTCCGGAGACGGTTCCGGGCCACGGACCCGGGAAGTCATCATCACCACTGACCAGAAAATAAATGGTGACTTCGTCCGTTCCTATAACGGCGAAGTCATTACACAGCCCGTTCGAATTGACCTGGAATTCCTGCCTCCCTATGCGTTAAGTTACACAGAACACAAGGGCGGCGGTAAATACAAAAATGAAAAAACAGTGCTGCTGGAACGTTCGGCCACATTCAGAAGTTATAACCGGTATGAATGGGTCCAGCGAAGGCCGAGAATGGAAATGGTCCGCAATAGCGATGGCACTTTTTCCATCATCACTCTCCAGGACACTACCCATAATTTTGGCGCCGTTTTTCTCGAGTCCGGCGCTACCGGAGACGACCCCATCCTGTCCGATTCCGGCCGTATCGTTGTCCCTCCCGATACCGTTTACTTGAGAAACACCATATTCAATGACCTTCATATTTCCAGTCCCAGTTTAGCCATGAGTATCGGTCTTGCTCCTATGGGACTTCCCGTCGCACCGGGTGAGGTGATCGGGGATCAGACCCATTATCCCGACTTTAACCGATATCAGGAACTCGGCATGATGGATATCCGGGATCTCGATGTTTTTCTCAAAGGCGGCAACAATATTTACATCTACACCAATGAAGATTTGGATATTTGCCAATAAGGACTCTTCCCTGATGAACATACTGGTTCCTCCGGTCCTGTCCGAATCTTATCCCCAACGCCCGCCCGCAGGCCGCAGTTTACTGAGTTCCGGTCCCTTTTTTCCCTTATTTTTTGCTTTACAAAACAGGTTTGATCCTTTATCATTGTAATGATAAACAGTGTTTATTTGATATTTTTGAAACCGGGGGCAGGGGAATAATTTTATGCATGTACTCATTGCTTTTATAATCAGCGCGTCTTTGCTGGCCGGTATTCTTCCTGTCAGGGAAGCGCCGGACAATGAGATCCGCTTTACCGTTGCTCCTGACGATGGAATTATCAGCAACACCGACAATTACCTGCCTCATGTTTTGCAGCCTGTTGAAATGCGCTTTGAGATGAGAACCGCTAAGGATATCGAGTATTCCCGTATCGTCAGCCAGAAATATGATTACAGTTGCGGATCGGCGGCGCTGGCCACCCTGCTCAAATATCATGTGGCAGAAGATTTCGAGGAAGGCCAAATCATTCACGGCCTGTTGAAATACGGCGACAAGGAGAAAATTATCGAACGGCGGGCGTTCTCCCTGCTGGACATGAAAAGTTTCGTTAACGCCATCGGTTACCAGGGAGTAGGTTACAAGGCTGAAATTGACGACCTGGCATCCCTTGACATGCCCTGCATTCTCCCTATGGAACTATATGGTTACCGCCATTTTACCGTTTTCAAGGATATCCGTGAAGGACATGTCTTTCTGGCCGACCCCTTCCAGGGCAATACCAGTTACCCTGTTGAACAATTCAAGAAGCTCTGGCATCAGAATGTCATTTTCGTGGTTTACCCTTCAGGTGAAGAACAATTAAAACTGTTGCAACTGAAAAACGACGACCTCCGTTTCATGGATGAAGACCGGACACTGGATATCATGTTCCGTGACCGAATGGTTGAAATGGAAAAGATGCCGATTGAAACGGATCCGGACGAAAGACAATATTACAAAAGATAAACCGCAATGCTCTTCAGGAGGTAATATTTTGAAGGCAAATATCAAAATAATTCTTGTGGGGGCCCTGTTTCTCCTGGCAGCACTGGCGATCAGCAGCAGCGGGCAGGAAAATCAACCGGACGACAGTGCGACTAAAAAATCCGATCCATCGTCTGGATCCGGCTTTACCAGAAGCCTCAACTCCAATGAACTTGACAGGGAAACCGCCGCCGGCCTCAAAAAAGATATGACCAGCGATGAACTCAATAATGCCAGTGGCGCCGGTCTC is part of the Thermodesulfobacteriota bacterium genome and harbors:
- a CDS encoding class I SAM-dependent methyltransferase, with protein sequence MNENQASLCPVCNEKGVLFHKSTFPGKDNTIYQLFQCGECRTVFTCPRPTLDALTKAYDAYYWSETDIDKKKKGLKRLVAGFNSWRLKQVIRPLVKVLPPRATVLEVGCGAGQLSRILLEHDFQVEVTEYSHQMLSLVTETLGVKGYPGDLTEIELNKRYDAIIFNNVLEHVLSPADNLRRAVSILNPGGFVFIEVPNIDSWQFAVFRQHWYPLDIPIHLTHFGPATLDSLAGQAGVTLYKRSFFSMRSSMAGIVVSLFPSFDPRNIRHKSSSWILFVYLGMQVAALPLALIESLSGKGGIMRSIYRSYQ
- a CDS encoding acyltransferase — its product is MTTSLKKSLMDIIVEIVNFFLLMGLHSYGRRVYVDPPCRLRGKKNITIGDDVSIAAFVHMWGHGGITIGNRVMIGSHTAITSLTHNPEAEHMYFSKISKPVVIEDDVWIGSHAMIMPGVTIGKGTVIGAGAIVTSDIPPMVIAMGSPAKVIRPRRSRREM
- a CDS encoding radical SAM/SPASM domain-containing protein, whose protein sequence is MKRRRVSRFGRQLEGALLKSLGIIAGLATGHGRYRKTVPHKIGSIKGAIIEAINIFYYSVRSDRSFGYTSLTVEPLNQCNIRCLQCPVNRGMKRPKEKMNMGLFSRILDHSPVLERVHLTGWGEPLLHKDIFRMIELAREKGLIATIVSNATLLDQEKSSELLDSKVSVVTFSLDGVGQVYEQVRGMPYDKIRANIINFLKLRENHAEKPFVEINVVIFEQTTGGGEKEVRREWETRVDLVTAQPLVSQKENRRKKRCMHLWRRMVVLSDGRVVPCCVDAEGELILGDAKLESVGKIFNGPAMRRLRRLHIRGQFPKLCSHCNEFYG
- a CDS encoding lysylphosphatidylglycerol synthase transmembrane domain-containing protein, which encodes MADSATIFKRMNTINAGSTEKSRIHYWIRQMISAGLLLAAGFIYSKHIELNAVNNLLKGADPGLLVIGYLIAVIVVLLRVLRWRSLLKDFFITTKGTSLFLMYLVDIFLNNFISGLSIAVRGLYLKEEFKNSGQMVRLLLLDKLFDWVIPLGLGFISLLFVLSKASPSDIWKIWGVFLVVLPCAVWQLLVWLQHGFRNSFEGGRFAALGGKIRLLVSADPGKYNCRIFVRMSIFSIAAFSAYYITLFLLAKCFSLPIRPVELIMVDTMATIAVVVPLNFAGIGTRDVALTGLLAYYGCPHENIVLFIASLILLRLAISLLGWFSMYILKWKGYSIKIKKQP
- a CDS encoding tetratricopeptide repeat protein; translation: MNILLSTAAATRRMLPSAAILVLIALLVYANISDAPFVFDDRLNITQNTHIRMTAVTCDSILDVLNSPVPTRPMANLTLALNYYLHGYDVRGYHAVNLLIHVVTALLMFLVARQTLRLCGAGNTPAPLMAAALWLVNPVHTQSVTYTIQRMNSLAAMFFMMSLFLYIRARTADRTGRGLIRRVPLYVFSLAAGLAGLTSKEIVAVLPVILFLYEWYFFQNRDPFWLKRRLRWIGLAAVACLLPAAVLLGTSPVDQILKDYQKHDFTPVQRLLTEPAVVLYYISLLFFPHPDRLILLYDFPVSASCFKPLTTATAFMGLIALALCGLRLSARHRLLSFSVFWFLITLVIESSVLGLAIAYEHRTYLPSIFPFIALTALVTAPSRTRNIAVAILCLLIAVCGLWTWQRNSAWNDAVLLWRDNVAKAPDVAEAGNNLGQALLAAGDTEQAVSSFNTALAKDPSLDSARVNLGVALMRLGRPDQAIDLFRTALENNPLNIQARYNLAGLLKELGRPDDAIAQLRQIIALDPVCVEALLNLGGLLLDRGQEKEALEWLEKAAALNPGDPGISNNLGIALHRLDRMDEAIDILKHGLSQNPDHPGLHNSLGLVLLDRNRYEDASREFQMALAAAPMMPEAHNNLGLAAERQGDIIQAVGHYRQALELAPTYHLARYNLASLFLKTGQSDKVIPLIEESTDLKREDGAMLRHLLMDLIDAQKLEEAAILAEKMAAAEPDNPMIHYNLACLYARMNNPGNAIDHLRRAVSLGYDHWDHLRADPDLNNIRNSDYFKTLMPLLPAEPGI
- a CDS encoding DUF6160 family protein; translation: MKKLIVTLLLLVLPLSVMAMDAVTNAELDGVAGQAGVTIAFGGNSTTVIDFSQLAWGDPDGLTACSSTAGWLIINGVVTITQVIADGQRLVLDIGTTAAAASCNVGGAVYIPANETFVAVGLPDVTMTITVPSTLNIGLADTSSPIDGTLGILNLRGLSVTAGTPNSLYIWAH
- a CDS encoding DUF6160 family protein — encoded protein: MKRFGLTVLIIALLALPMSALALEKMSGGDLSGVTGQAGVTIAFGGNSTTTIDFSQLAWGDPDGLTACSSTAGWIIINGAVTIAQSIADGERLVLDIGTTGAASCNVAGAVYIPASETFIAVSLPNTTMAITVPATLNVGLADTSAAIDGTLGILNLRGLSVTAGTPDALYIWAH
- a CDS encoding C39 family peptidase, which produces MHVLIAFIISASLLAGILPVREAPDNEIRFTVAPDDGIISNTDNYLPHVLQPVEMRFEMRTAKDIEYSRIVSQKYDYSCGSAALATLLKYHVAEDFEEGQIIHGLLKYGDKEKIIERRAFSLLDMKSFVNAIGYQGVGYKAEIDDLASLDMPCILPMELYGYRHFTVFKDIREGHVFLADPFQGNTSYPVEQFKKLWHQNVIFVVYPSGEEQLKLLQLKNDDLRFMDEDRTLDIMFRDRMVEMEKMPIETDPDERQYYKR